The following proteins come from a genomic window of Megalobrama amblycephala isolate DHTTF-2021 linkage group LG1, ASM1881202v1, whole genome shotgun sequence:
- the LOC125280487 gene encoding extracellular calcium-sensing receptor-like — protein MCKVMGLIMWLWLVGFIVEMVRVCGAGLSCGLQSRFVSESLYKEGDVIIGGLFPVHVESPKPDHAFSEKQHGARCHGVDLRSYRWLKAMIFTVEEINRDPVLLPNVTLGYLVADTCLAEGTTLSAALALVTGQEETVSGAECNGAPMVPVIVGDARSSASVVVADTLGVFAIPMVSYFASCACLSDSRRFHSFLRTVPSDAFQAKAMARLLHLLDWTWVGVVAGDDEYGKSGSQLLLKELEGTGVCVDYVEVIPKSHSQSRIRRIMERIQSSTAHVVVTFAIGPDLEVLFKEVVVQNVTNRQWIATEAWSTSTQYSDPASIPFLAGTIGFALRRADIQGLGAYLAQLSPVKQPNEPFVKDVWEEIFGCSLAQDWQPSKRPKCTGSENVEKHGRIYTDVSQLRVTYNVYKAVYAIANAIHNMMACQPGRGPFKDGECPDVTRIKPRQLLHYLNAVNFTTPVGELVYFEDNGEPSASYDIMNWHVDESGAVHFIQVGQFDAAKGPGQELNINLEKVVWGGGWAEQVPVSVCSVSCPPGTRKAVQKGKPICCFDCLPCAAGEISNVTDSTECTRCPERFWSNTERTRCIPKVVEFLSLQDTMGIVLTVLSVTGATLTTTVLAAFFHHRETPIVRANNSELSFLLLVSLTLCFLCALVFIGRPAPWNCMLRHTLFGVSFVICIACVLSKTVVVLVAFRATLPGTNLMQYFGPIQQRTGIFLCTMVQIVICLLWLLMAPPLPTESAGELGARVILQCTVGSVVGFVLVLGYIGLLAVICFLLAFFARKLPDNFNEAKFITFSMLIFCAVWIAFVPAYVSSPGKYTVAVEIFAILASSYGLLLCIFTPKCYIIMLKPEKNTKKNMMAR, from the exons ATGTGTAAAGTGATGGGATTGATTATGTGGTTGTGGCTGGTGGGATTTATTGTTGAGATGGTCAGGGTTTGTGGTGCAGGCCTGTCCTGTGGTCTGCAGAGCAGATTTGTTTCAGAGAGCTTGTATAAAGAGGGAGATGTGATAATTGGTGGTCTGTTTCCAGTTCATGTTGAATCACCAAAACCTGATCATGCTTTCAGTGAAAAACAGCATGGTGCTCGCTGCCATGG TGTTGACCTTCGTTCATACCGCTGGCTCAAAGCTATGATTTTTACCGTGGAGGAGATTAATCGGGACCCTGTTCTGCTACCAAATGTTACTTTGGGGTATCTGGTAGCCGATACCTGCCTAGCTGAGGGCACAACACTGAGTGCTGCTTTAGCTCTGGTAACAGGGCAGGAGGAGACAGTGTCAGGTGCAGAGTGTAACGGGGCTCCAATGGTGCCTGTCATTGTCGGTGACGCTCGTTCCTCTGCCTCGGTAGTGGTGGCTGACACACTGGGAGTGTTTGCTATCCCCATG GTGAGTTATTTTGCATCCTGTGCTTGTCTCAGTGATAGTCGCAGATTTCACTCTTTCCTGCGTACTGTTCCCAGTGATGCCTTCCAGGCCAAGGCCATGGCCCGTCTGCTGCACCTGCTGGACTGGACCTGGGTGGGGGTGGTCGCAGGGGATGATGAATATGGTAAAAGCGGCTCACAGCTGCTCTTGAAAGAGCTCGAAGGTACAGGGGTGTGTGTGGACTATGTAGAAGTCATTCCCAAATCCCATTCCCAGAGCAGGATCAGGCGGATTATGGAGAGGATCCAGAGTTCCACAGCTCATGTGGTGGTGACCTTTGCCATCGGCCCAGACCTTGAAGTTTTGTTCAAGGAAGTGGTGGTGCAGAATGTGACCAACAGGCAGTGGATAGCCACAGAGGCCTGGAGCACCTCCACTCAGTACTCTGACCCAGCAAGCATTCCTTTTCTAGCCGGTACCATCGGCTTTGCCCTGCGCCGAGCTGATATTCAGGGTCTTGGTGCTTATCTTGCCCAGCTGAGCCCTGTGAAGCAGCCAAATGAACCGTTCGTAAAAGATGTATGGGAAGAAATATTTGGATGTTCACTGGCACAGGACTGGCAGCCTTCTAAAAGACCAAAGTGCACAGGTTCAGAGAATGTGGAGAAACATGGACGCATCTACACAGATGTTTCACAACTGAGAGTCACTTACAACGTGTATAAGGCTGTGTATGCTATTGCCAATGCTATTCACAACATGATGGCCTGTCAACCTGGTAGAGGGCCATTTAAAGATGGAGAATGTCCGGATGTGACCAGGATAAAGCCCAGACAG CTTCTGCACTACTTAAATGCAGTAAACTTCACAACACCAGTGGGTGAGCTGGTTTATTTTGAAGATAACGGCGAGCCATCTGCCTCTTATGACATTATGAACTGGCATGTAGATGAAAGTGGAGCAGTGCATTTTATCCAGGTTGGACAGTTTGATGCAGCCAAAGGACCAGGCCAGGAGCTGAACATAAACCTTGAGAAAGTGGTTTGGGGTGGGGGCTGGGCTGAGCAG GTTCCTGTATCTGTGTGCAGTGTGAGCTGTCCTCCGGGCACTAGAAAGGCTGTACAAAAAGGAAAACCCATCTGCTGTTTTGACTGCCTCCCTTGTGCAGCAGGGGAAATCAGCAATGTGACAG ACTCTACAGAGTGTACAAGATGCCCTGAGCGGTTCTGGTCAAATACTGAAAGAACAAGGTGCATTCCAAAAGTTGTAGAATTTCTGTCCTTGCAAGATACCATGGGAATTGTCCTGACAGTCTTATCTGTCACTGGGGCAACACTGACAACAACTGTTCTGGCTGCTTTTTTCCATCATCGTGAGACACCCATTGTGCGGGCTAACAACTCAGAGCTGAGCTTCTTGCTATTGGTGTCACTCACCCTCTGCTTCCTGTGCGCACTAGTTTTCATTGGCCGCCCTGCGCCATGGAACTGCATGCTACGTCACACCCTGTTTGGAGTGAGCTTTGTGATCTGCATCGCCTGCGTCCTTAGTAAGACTGTGGTGGTGCTGGTGGCTTTTCGGGCCACTCTACCTGGAACTAACCTGATGCAGTACTTTGGGCCCATCCAGCAGAGGACAGGCATCTTCCTTTGCACGATGGTTCAGATTGTTATATGTTTGCTGTGGCTGCTGATGGCTCCCCCTCTGCCCACAGAGAGTGCAGGTGAGCTTGGTGCTCGAGTGATCCTGCAGTGCACAGTGGGATCTGTTGTGGGGTTTGTACTGGTGCTAGGGTACATCGGTCTGTTAGCAGTGATCTGCTTCCTGCTGGCCTTCTTTGCTCGAAAGCTCCCAGACAATTTCAATGAGGCTAAATTCATTACTTTCAGTATGCTGATCTTCTGTGCAGTGTGGATTGCATTTGTGCCGGCGTACGTCAGCTCACCGGGGAAGTACACAGTGGCTGTGGAGATTTTTGCCATTTTGGCTTCCAGTTACGGCCTGTTGCTGTGCATATTCACCCCAAAATGTTACATCATTATGCTTAAACCtgagaaaaatacaaaaaagaacATGATGGCCAGATAA